In Trichocoleus desertorum NBK24, the following are encoded in one genomic region:
- the gyrA gene encoding DNA gyrase subunit A gives MAKQLNLIQNGQVIPTALHIEMQQSYLEYAMSVIVGRALPDVRDGMKPVHRRILYAMHELGLTPDRPYRKCARVVGDVLGKYHPHGDQAVYDALVRLVQEFSSRYPLLAGHGNFGSVDDDPPAAMRYTETRLAQIGNEGLLSEIGEATVDFIGNFDNSQQEPTVLPAQLPFLILNGSSGIAVGMATNIPPHNLGEVVDGLIALIDRPQLSDEQLLEIIPGPDFPTGGEIVGKEGIRDAYSTGRGSIPMRGIAQVEEIPVGKGRQRRTAIVITELPYQVNKAGLIEKMADLVNQGRIEGIADIRDESDRDGMRIVIELKRDVSPQLVLHHLYKQTPLQSNFGAILLALVDGQPRQLTLKQLLQHFLDFREVTLTRQYTNELNQAQSRAHLVEGLLTALSHLDPVIEILRHAPDGTTAKISLQNELNLSDRQADAILSMPMRRLTGLERQNLQTEYDELTHRMQSLQRLLGDRHELLKALKKDLRALKKKHGDIRRTRIAGSVSVTTVPEEELLAEAPSAEEETVLELTQRGYVRRLSVKAFQRQNRGKNGHSTPTPTAPEENSDVVNQTLWTNTAQELLVFTRSGKAYTIRVGDIPISTGRNAKGTPLVTLLPNAAQGDPETISSQLLIPENVEELSLVMLTRQGRTKRVPLSEFTNLTSRGLTALKLKDDDELVYACLAFIGQQIVLATSGGRLLRFEVDEDQLPLMGRTAQGNQALRLRKQEKLVGCVILEAESNLLLVSERGYAKRMPVTALRLTNRGEIGIQAIQFTAKTDNLAGITAALPDTEVLLWTNQNRLARLAVETVAIRGKDSLGDRLFPLNSGEKISMITELETATSSLEID, from the coding sequence TATAGAAATGCAACAGTCCTACCTGGAATACGCCATGAGTGTGATTGTCGGGCGGGCGTTGCCAGATGTGCGGGATGGCATGAAGCCAGTGCATCGGCGGATTTTGTATGCCATGCACGAACTGGGGCTCACCCCCGATCGCCCCTACCGGAAATGTGCTCGTGTGGTGGGGGACGTGTTGGGTAAATATCACCCCCACGGCGACCAAGCGGTTTATGACGCTTTAGTCAGGCTGGTGCAAGAATTTTCCAGTCGCTATCCGCTCTTGGCGGGGCATGGCAACTTTGGCTCGGTGGATGACGACCCTCCTGCCGCCATGCGTTACACCGAGACTCGGTTGGCGCAGATTGGCAATGAAGGCTTGTTGAGTGAAATTGGCGAAGCCACAGTTGATTTTATTGGCAACTTTGACAACTCGCAGCAAGAGCCTACCGTTCTACCCGCCCAACTGCCATTCCTGATCCTCAACGGCAGTTCTGGCATTGCTGTGGGGATGGCGACCAATATTCCGCCTCACAATCTAGGTGAAGTGGTCGATGGCTTGATTGCTTTAATCGATCGCCCCCAGTTATCTGATGAGCAACTGCTAGAAATTATTCCTGGTCCCGATTTTCCAACCGGAGGAGAGATTGTCGGCAAAGAAGGAATTCGCGATGCCTACAGTACCGGACGGGGCAGCATTCCGATGCGGGGAATTGCCCAAGTTGAAGAAATTCCTGTGGGTAAGGGACGACAGCGCCGCACAGCCATTGTGATCACGGAGTTGCCCTATCAAGTCAACAAAGCGGGCTTGATTGAGAAGATGGCTGACTTGGTGAACCAGGGCCGCATTGAAGGAATTGCTGACATTCGGGATGAAAGCGATCGCGATGGCATGCGGATTGTAATTGAACTGAAGCGGGATGTGAGTCCGCAACTGGTGTTACATCACCTCTACAAGCAAACTCCGTTGCAGAGTAACTTTGGGGCCATTTTGCTAGCCCTCGTCGATGGTCAACCCCGTCAGCTCACCCTCAAGCAACTACTCCAGCATTTCCTCGACTTCCGCGAAGTCACCTTGACGCGGCAGTATACCAATGAGCTGAATCAAGCCCAGAGCCGCGCTCACTTAGTAGAAGGGCTATTGACTGCCTTATCCCACCTTGACCCTGTGATCGAGATTCTGCGCCATGCTCCGGATGGCACCACTGCCAAAATCAGCTTGCAAAACGAGCTAAATCTCAGCGATCGCCAAGCCGATGCCATCTTGTCTATGCCCATGCGGCGCTTGACCGGACTGGAGCGACAGAACTTGCAAACTGAATATGACGAACTCACCCACCGGATGCAAAGTTTGCAGCGGTTGTTAGGCGATCGCCATGAACTTCTGAAAGCTCTGAAAAAAGACCTCCGGGCATTGAAAAAAAAGCATGGAGATATTCGCCGGACTCGGATCGCTGGTAGCGTTTCAGTCACCACAGTCCCGGAAGAAGAACTCCTAGCTGAGGCACCTAGCGCTGAAGAGGAGACAGTTCTGGAGCTGACTCAACGCGGTTATGTGCGGCGGTTGTCTGTAAAAGCTTTCCAGCGGCAAAATCGCGGCAAAAACGGCCACTCGACTCCGACACCGACAGCCCCAGAAGAAAATAGTGATGTCGTCAATCAGACCCTCTGGACTAATACCGCACAAGAACTGCTCGTGTTTACTCGAAGTGGCAAAGCCTACACCATTAGGGTAGGAGATATTCCAATTAGTACGGGTCGTAATGCCAAGGGAACGCCTCTCGTTACCTTGTTGCCTAACGCCGCTCAAGGTGATCCAGAAACAATCAGTTCTCAACTCCTGATTCCAGAAAATGTGGAAGAACTGAGCTTGGTAATGCTCACTCGACAGGGGCGAACCAAACGGGTACCGCTTTCAGAATTTACCAACTTGACCAGTCGGGGGTTAACTGCCCTCAAGCTGAAAGACGACGATGAATTGGTCTATGCTTGTCTAGCTTTTATCGGCCAGCAAATTGTCCTCGCAACTTCAGGAGGGCGATTGCTGCGATTTGAGGTGGATGAAGACCAATTACCGTTGATGGGACGAACCGCCCAAGGTAATCAGGCTTTACGTCTTCGCAAGCAAGAGAAACTAGTAGGCTGCGTCATTCTAGAAGCCGAAAGTAACCTCTTGCTCGTCTCGGAGCGGGGCTATGCTAAACGGATGCCTGTCACTGCTTTACGGTTGACCAATCGGGGTGAAATTGGCATTCAAGCAATTCAGTTTACCGCCAAGACCGATAACTTAGCAGGCATCACAGCAGCTTTGCCTGACACTGAGGTATTGTTGTGGACGAATCAAAATCGTTTGGCTCGCTTGGCAGTAGAAACAGTGGCAATTCGAGGCAAGGATAGTTTAGGCGATCGCCTCTTCCCTCTCAACTCCGGGGAGAAAATTTCCATGATTACAGAGCTAGA